CAACTTCATTTCAATGGCAAAACGAAAACGTTCGTCTAACCCGCGAGCAGGCACTTCACATGACGATGAATACATGCCGATGATGGATGACGTTGGGGCCGTTCACATATGACGTCACGAGCCGagggggggaaggggggtGCACCTTGTATGACGAATTGTGACGAGGGGGGTAGGGGGAGTATTCACAGTGGGACGTCACAAGGCACTACACAAGCGCCACCAAATGGGATATGTTGGCAACTTCctaaatttcttttagtttttctgGATCGTTAGAGCAAAGTGATTGTCAGCACCTCGTTTGCTTGACCAattaagaaaataatgaaCAAAAACGAACTATATCAGTCTCTTTTTAAAGGCTATGTTAGCGCTTTCGAGAGAACTAAGAGTAGAAAGTCTTGTCAAGAAGACGTCATTAAAAAAtggaacgaaataaaaaacgaTTCAGATTTGCCCGGCAAAATTGCCATTTTGCTGAAAGAATATCGAGCAATTTCAATGAGAGCTGAAGGTGGCCTGATGCAAACTTGGGCTAAGGCATTAATTCCTAAAAAGTCagataaagaaacaaattcaTCGTCACCAACATTAGAATTTGCCCCCAATTCATCACAATTTGATGAATCCGACCACGATGTTGAAACTGTTTCTGAAGGCATCAACACAGTAAAGCCTATTGATTCACCAGCTCAATTAAAGTGTAATAGATATGTCCCTCATGTTCAGCTACAGCTGCAAAAAGAGATTGATTGTTTAAATTCAGACATTTGCATGCTACAAGATCGGGACAAGAAAGGGTTGCTGTCTGATATTCAAGAGAAAGAATTAAAATcaaagaagttaaaaaaaattgaattggaGAAGGCACTTAAAAGGAAGAGAGGCGACGTAGAGAGATCTCAGAAAGCGAGAATCGCAAAGAAAAAACGTCAAGAAGTAGCCATAGAAAAAAATCCTAGCCTTCGAGATGAACTGCGAGTTCGAACCAGACCTGGGCAGCCAAGAGTAGAAGAAAATCAGCCTTTGCTTCTAAAAACTATTATCGCATTGGCCATGCACGGCTCAGCTTCTCATGAAAAAAGACAGAGCGACGTGTATCGTACTATCAAAACTTTGAACGAACTTACTGAGCAATTAAATAAAGATGGATTCAAGATAAGCAGAAGCGGTGTTTATCTAAGACTTTTGCCAAGAAGAAGTGCATCTATTGAAGGCCAGCGTCATGTTGTAACAGTCCCGGTGAAACTAATTAGGGCGCAAAACGACCATCATGCTCAACATGTTGATGGCCCATTCTGTACAGCCACCATCAGATATCTAGAAGAATTGGCCTCATTTCTCGGACCTCAAGAAGTCTGCTTCATAAGTCAAGACGACAAATGTCGTGTCCCGATTGGTTTAACTGCGGCAAACAAACAGAGCCCTCTACTCATGCATGTTGAATACCGTGTGAGTCTACCTGATCACGATTGGGTAGTCGCCGAGAAACATAAGTTGATTCCCTCAGTTTACGCTGGGATCCAAATTCATCCAAACATTTAGTGAAATAGAAATTAAAGTTTTTTAGGGAATAGAATATATATGTTTTAAACTACTATTAGGATTCGGAAATCGAGAATGCGTGAGTTATTCCGGCCCAACATACATTGCCATTCGGTCGGGAAAGCACTCATCATCTACAGCATTAAGTCACGCAATTGACTTTGAAAAACTTTTGAACCTTAAAGAGTTCGCCGAAATCACCAGGTGTGGTCTCGATCAGCTAGTGAAACCAATCGTGATTTTTACTGTCGACGGAGGACCCGACGAAAACCCCAGATATTAAAAAGTTATCCAGATTGCAATACATCATTTTGTCAATCATAACCTTGATGGTCTTTTTGTGGCTACAAATGCTCCTGGAAGAAGCGCTTTCAACCGTGTCGAGCGAAAGATGGCTCCGTTGAGCAAGGAGCTGAGTGGTCTCATCTTACCTCATGACCATTTTGGAACCCACCTGGATAACAGCGGCCGAACTATTGATGATGAActagaggaaaaaaattttgaacacGCCGGTAAAGTGCTCGCCGAAATTTGGTCTAATTTAGAAGTCGACAAATTTCCCTGTGTTGCCGAGTACGTGGACCCATCCAACTCGGAAATTCTTCTTTCAAATATAGTTAAACAAGATCAGAATTGGTTCGACGTTCATGTAAGAACGAGCCAATACTTCACACAAATCGTAAAGTGTCAAGACGAAAGCTGCTGTTCAAAACCTAGGAGCTCCTACTTTTCAATAGTCCCTGGAAGATTTCTCCCACCACCACTTCCCATTTCCCAAACTAGCGAAGGTTTAAAGATTCCAGAAAGATCAAAAActgaatctttttttttttcatcgttaTTTGTCTCACAAAGTCTCAAATTGGACGATCTTATTCCCCGTTCGGCAAAGGCCCATAAAGTGATCCCATATGACCTCTATTGCCCTTCTATTCAGTCTTCTTTAAATGATCGAGTTTGCAAGACATGTCATCTGTACTTTGCCTCACTCGTAATGCTCCGCAGTCATGTAGCGCAGCATAAAAAAATGGACGCACAGGCCTCAAAGAAGATCAGACCAACAAGAGTTGCTGCTCGACGGCAGCGTGAAATGATGGTGATTTTAGCTAAtcaagaaaacgaagaaagtgTAGATTGGTTTGAAGAAGACGAGCTCGATCTGGACGGAGTTTCTGTGCCCCCCGATTCATCAACTGGCTTTCACGGTTTTCCTATTATTAGTGTCGAAGAGCATTTAAAATCTGTTCAGTGGGAAGATGCTTAAACTTTTTTTCAGTCATTTCCTTTATTTCGCTAAAAAGGTGTATTTGTGTTACGTGTTTAATTGTGTTCTGTATTAAAAACTACagaaaatacagaaaataaagaatttttagtggcttaaacaatttttaaaaagggaggggggtaTCTGACTTTGTGACGTCATATTAGAGGGGGGGGTAGACCTACTGTGACGAATTGTGAcgaaggggggaggggggggtgTAAAATCGTCAAAAAGTCCGTGACGTCATATGTGAACGGCCCCGTTATGCTGTCTTCAACTCCTTTCAAAACGTATGGGACTGACTCTTCTACGGCCCAAGATTCTCACGAAGAAAGCGAAGATAGTGAAAGCGATATCAACATCAGTGGTCGATCTTCGCGCCTCTCCAATAATGCTAAAGCAAGAGGTCCGAAGAAGAGAAGTCCCATTTGGAAATTTTTTGATACCAGTGGAGAAGGAAAACAACTGAAAACCAAATGCAATCTGACGAAAATTGTTGATGGTAAAGAGAAGAAATGCACATACTCCAACAAAGGCAGAAATACCACAAATATGAGGCTTCATTTATCATCCTGAGCAACTGAAACAGCTACAGTCAGAAGAATTGAAAATTGCTGAACAGACTTTGAATTCATCGTCACGCAGCTCATCTGTTACTAGTTTCTTCAAAGCTAAATCTTTCGGTGTCCCAGTCCACAAAAGAAATCCTCTCCCACAAAACAGTACATCGTTCCAGACATTGAAGCTTGATCTAACACGACTTTGTGCCTGCACGTCTTTTCCTTTAAGTATGGTGGAATCAGAGGAATTTCAGAAGCTCATTCATAATTTAGATTCCCGCTCTGCTTATAGCCTTCCATGTAGAAACACTCTGAAGAACTGGGTAGTTAAATATTCTGAGGACATCATGAAAAAAGTCATTTCTAACTTGCAACTTGTGAAAAACTACTTCCTTTCCATGGATATTTGGAGCCAGCCTGGCCTTGACAAATTTTATTTGGGCATTGTGGCTATTTATTACAATCATACAACTGAAAAACAAGAAGTTGCTGCTTTGGCTTGTCGTTTTTCCTCACCCACACACTGGGGCACGCATCAAAGAGTTGTTCGAAAAAATCTTCAAGGAATATGGACTGGACACCAGAAAAGTTATTCGGTTTACAACTGACAAAGGGTCAAACAAAGTAAAAGGATTAGAGCCATACACAGTGTTTCAACGGAAGCCTATGGTTCCATCAGTGGATCTTTTTGAAGAAGGAGCAGTGAATAATGTAAACGATGCTGAAACAGATCCTTTTGTcgaaatagaattagacattGAGTTGGACAACAATGATGAATCAGACCATTCGGATGATGAATTTGATTCTGAATCGGACAGCGGGTTAGGAGGAATGGATTCAAATGCGATCGAAACGAAGTACAATGATTTCCTTGAAATTGAAGAATTTTATCGTCAAGCATTTGGCAAACGTCTATCTTGCGTGGCCCACGCCCTCAATCTCGTTTTTCACAAAATCTTGGATGACAAAAAATCCAGTTTGGGCTAGCTAAGGAAAGCAGTTCTTAAACTTCTGAAGAAAATCAATGCTTCTGGGGTCGCCAATCAACAGCTGAAGTTGTTGACAGGGAAAAAATTGCTGAAAGTGGCGATAACCCGTTGGAATAGTTTTTATTATGTCCTAAAACGAGTTCTACTTTTAAAGTCGGCAATTATCGATGTCTGCAGAGATAGATTATGGGGTATTGATTTTGATTGGGCAGATGTGGAAAAATTTGTGGCCTTTTTAAAGCCACTAGCTACCGCGACAACTTACTTAGAAGGTGACTACCCAACGGCTGCTGCTATTATTCCAGAAATCTTGAGCCTGCAAGAGCAATTTGTCAACGCGAAAGAGACTGATGCGTCACTTCGGCGTATCAGTGATCAAGTTCTGGCTGAGTTACAAACGCGTTTCAAAACCATCATGAATGTTACTGATGATAATTTCGACATGACTTGCTTGATGTGTACAATGCTGAATCCTAGTAAAACACTTGAACTGCCAGGTGAGCTGTTTGATGAAGGGAAACGAAGACTGAATGAATTTCTAAGGACTGAGATGAATCAAGGACTTTGCTTAGTTTCCCAAATGCCACTACCCAGTACGTCTCAGGAAGGCAATGCTGCTGTTAGTCCTGAACAAGTACCATCGTCAAATTTAAGCGCAGGTTAAAACGATATAACTATTAAACTTTTCATCCATTTCCTAGTAATAAATACAAGTAATTAACTGATTCTTCCTTTAATCTACAGAGAAACCTCAGCATTTCAAGAGGCGAAGGCTTGTAAACACCCCATTCCTTCCAGCTACCGTATCAAAAGAGGAGGAGTTGAAACAAGAAGTTCAAGATTACATCTTTATGATCGACAAAGGAGAATTCAGCCAAAAATGTGATGtccttcaattctggaaagAGAAATTGGGTAGATTTCCCACTCTAGCACCAATTGCCTTGCAGTACCAGGCCATGCCCGCAACTTCCGCATCAGCAGAGCGTCTTTTCTCTTGCAGTGGCCTTTCCtgcaaagggaaaaaaacaaatgttgcTTCCGTTTTGCTTGAATCTGAAACTCTGTGCCGGTTTAACAGAAATTTAGATTCATAACTTATTCAAAACTCAAGTTATAGAAAAAATACAGAAAGAATAATCAAAGAATCAAACTGCTCGtattgtcatttaatttttatcgtattttaaaaactagGTATAACTAGGTTACCTAGTTTTAAATTACtacctagttttttattactaCCTAGTTTTCTTGCCGCTACTTTTTACTATTACCTAGTACCTAGTTTTTCGGCCACTACTTTACCTAGTAATTTTATAAAACTAGGTATTTAGTAATAGTATTACCTactttttttcgaaaactCGGTAAAAAGTaatagtaatacctagttttaaaaataactaGGTTGCCATCAATACTGTAAATCGCCGAATTAAACAGTTTTGTTGCATGAATTATAGATTTCGTCATGCTTTATATTTACACCATCGTTTTTTTCATGCTGTTGTAAATTTAACACAGTTGATGATCGAAAACGGTGAGCCACTGTATCCAGTCGatttttaacttaaaaaataaataaatcgcCAATTATAATTTTATGGGTGTAAATGTTCTGTATTTTCGGGAAAAATTTTGTTGCCTGCTTTTTTGGTTTATAACTCAATGAACACCATATTACGAATTTTACCGCAGCTCCCAGGGAACGAAAAAACACTGCGAGGCTTCTGTCATTGGCCGTATTTGACATTCAAATGAAATTaagtaaatgaaaattaaatggGATTCATTTTAAGGGAGACTAATGCATATATTTCATACTTAGATCAAACAGAGGGTCCTCGTAGGAAAGAATGGCATCCGCCAGCGTAAGATCCTCAAGTGGCACCAGAAAATCCCCGTGTTTTCTCAGTATTTCTTCtgccaaatttttttctattttatgcCACTTTTGGGCGAATGCTTCGGTCTGCCAACCTTCTGCAGAAAGCAAGTCACAATCAATCTGTTCAAATAGAGAATaagatttaaatcaaaaacccatACGCGCAATACCTAATGATGACATATAATACCGCAGCCTTTAAAGTTGTAAATCTGGGGAACCGCTTCACAATATCAGTCAAGGTAGGTTTTTTAGCGGCTATCCATTTCCTGCTGATGTCCAATGTGTCACGATGAAATTTaagcattttttctttattctctgCCGTTACTTGATTTTCTCGCATAAATCGCTCTTTTTCGGCCAATCCTATGTCAACCAAGGTTTCGGCTGAATCCTCTATCGTTCTATAAATACAAATATTACGATTTGAAATACATATATTGTATATAATGTATATTACTATATATATGTAGTATATTAGATATATAATTAGTAATCTAGTGATCGATGCAATGGAAGGAATCCGGGCTATCCATCAATACCTTTTTGTGTAGCTACGAACGACGGctcctttatttttgttttctgatcTGCGGTCTCTTACATAGTTTAATAGACGGCCAACGTTGGAATTGCTGTCATGCCACGACGAATATACAACTTTATCCGCGGTGCTTGCAGAGTCCTTTGCTATTGGGAAATGAGCGACAATCGATCGGGCCACTTTGTCGAACTCCGCCGGCTTGGGCATTGAATTCCTTAATGTTTTAGATAAATATTATTAAAAATGATACAATACAAATTTATATTAGGAAGTGTAAATGGTGACGGCTCttccctagcaagacaagttcttctctaatccaaaaacgattaatacagggttgtagatctttttacgctgatcatttttaatatagggtttagggtgtgcaaatgagcgtgagtgtccgtaaaacgcgtacaaagtttcaagttttacgGAGCTGACGCGCTGCCCAAGCCGGCCAGAAGAAGGGTCGGAAGGGGGGGATTGCGCGTACCCATGGGAGAGGGGACAGTGAAGGTTTACCTGAGCCACCTGAGCCACACCATACGGCCCCATGTTTTCCCTTTGCCTCGCATGTTAACggtggtgtaatggttagccgGTTAGCCGGGGATGCGAAAGATCCGAGGTTCGAATCTCGGTGAAGACTAGATGTATATTTCAGAATAATTGATTGAATATTGTAAAATACATCATCATTAAATACTGCGATATAATTTTTGTCGACATGTTAGCAAGTCTTAAAAAGTTTCTGGTCTCGATGGAAGTTGAGGATCAGTGGTAAATACTAATGGTTCACGAACGCGAGCAGGATCGTGATGAGTCATGAcgggaaaagagaagaagacacAGATGAACCTAAGCTACAAAATGAGTATATTGTCACATTGTAAAAGTGTACCTCAACTTCTTTGTTGATGACTCACTGTTATAAGGGGACGGGGGACTGCGCGGACGGGGGACTCACTGTTATAAGGGGACGGGGGACTGCGCGTGCCAAAAGCTCCCGGGGGAGAGGGGAGTGTG
This genomic interval from Daphnia magna isolate NIES linkage group LG8, ASM2063170v1.1, whole genome shotgun sequence contains the following:
- the LOC116929746 gene encoding uncharacterized protein LOC116929746, which produces MNSMPKPAEFDKVARSIVAHFPIAKDSASTADKVVYSSWHDSNSNVGRLLNYVRDRRSENKNKGAVVRSYTKRTIEDSAETLVDIGLAEKERFMRENQVTAENKEKMLKFHRDTLDISRKWIAAKKPTLTDIVKRFPRFTTLKAAIDCDLLSAEGWQTEAFAQKWHKIEKNLAEEILRKHGDFLVPLEDLTLADAILSYEDPLFDLSMKYMH